TGCCGCCTTATGTCCACGAAGTCCGAAGACCTGCCAGCAGCCGTGCCCGAAGGGCATGGTTCGTGGTGACGGCTTCCGCGGGGAGGCACGTCGCGGACCGAAGCCCCACGCGCGGCTTCGTCCCCGGCTTTCCCGTCCTTGCCTAGCCACATCAAGCCCCGTCCGAGGGAACGGGAGTCTGGACCAGGCCCTGGGGCACGCCAAGCATGACGACGATGGATTCCGCAGCGCGCGAGCGCACCGAGACGGCCGACACGGCCGCCACCCCCACCACCAGCAGCGACAAGGCCCCGGCAGCGGGCTACCGCGAAGACGCCCCGCCGGCGTTTGCCCTTACCCCTCCGCATAACCCGGGCCAGATGCGCGTCACCAAGCGCAACGGCGGCCAGGAAACCGTGGATGTGAACAAGATCGTGCGCGCGGTAACGCGCAGCGCCGATGGCCTGTTCGCGGTCGATCCCATGCGCGTGGCGCTGAAGACGATCGGCGGCCTGTACGACGGTGCCACCACGCAGGAGCTCGATCAGCTCTCCATCCGTACCTCCGCCGCGCTCACGGCCGAGGAGCCGGAATACGGCCAGCTCGCCGCGCGCCTGCTCTCCGCCTTCATCGACAAGGAAGTGAGCGGCCAGGAAATCCAGTCGTTCTCGCAGTCGATCAACATCGGCGGTGAGCTGGGCATTCTCAATGAACGCTTGCGCGCGTTCGTCAGCGCCAACGCGCGCAAGCTCAACGATGCGATCGACCTGAACGCCTCGCGCCGTTTCGAGTACTTCGGCCTGCGTACGGTGTACGACCGCTACCTGCTGCGCCACCCGACCAAGCGCCACGTCATCGAGACGCCGCAGTACTTCTTCATGCGCATTGCCTGCGCGCTCGGCGGCAACGATGTCGCCGAGACGCTGGAGCTGTACCGCATGCTCTCGTCGCTCGAGTACCTGGCCAGCTCGCCCACGCTGTTCAATGCCGGCACGGCACACGAGCAGCTGTCGTCGTGCTTCCTGCTCGATTCGCCGCAGGATGACCTGGCGTCGATCTACTCGAAGTACGGCGATGTCGCGCAGTTGTCCAAGTTCGCCGGCGGCATCGGCCTGGCCTACTCGCGCATCCGCTCGCGCGGTTCGCTCATCCGCGGTACCAATGGCCATTCCAACGGCCTGGTGCCCTGGCTGAAGACGCTCGACGCCTCCGTCGCCGCGGTGAACCAGGGCGGCAAGCGCAAGGGCGCGGCCTGCGTGTACCTGGAAAGCTGGCACGCCGATATCGAGGAATTCCTCGAGCTGCGTGAAAACACCGGCGACGACGCCCGCCGCACGCACAACCTGAACCTGGCGAACTGGGTGCCGGATCTGTTCATGCGCCGGGTCGAGACCGATGGCGACTGGTCGCTGTTCGATCCGAAGATCGTGCCGCACTTCGTCGACACCTGGGGCGAGACGTTCGAAGCCGCCTACGCCAAGGCGGAAGCGGAAGGCCTGGCCACGAAGCAGGTGAAGGCGCGTGAGCTTTACGCGCGCATGCTGCGTTCGCTGGCCCAGACCGGCAACGGCTGGATGACCTTCAAGGATCGCTCCAACGCCACCAGCAACCAGACGGCGAAGCCGCAGAACGTTATCCACCTTTCGAACCTGTGCACCGAGATCCTCGAGGTGACCAACGAGGGCGAGACGGCGGTATGCAACCTGGGTTCGGTGAACCTGGCCCGCCACGTCGTGGATGGCGCGTTCGATTTCGAGAAGCTTGCGACCACCGTGCGTACGGCCGTGCGCCAGCTCAACCGCGTGATCGACCTGAACTTCTACCCGATCGATACCGCGCGCACCGCGAACATGAAGTGGCGCCCGGTGGGCCTGGGCGTGATGGGCCTGCAGGATGTGTTCTTCAAGCTGCGCCTGCGCTTCGATTCGGATGAAGCCCGCGAGCTGTCCACGCGCATTTCGGAAGAGATTTACTTCCACGCGCTGTCGCAGTCCAACGAGATCGCCGAGCGCGACGGGTCCCACCCGGGCTTCGACGAGAGCCGCGCCGCCAACGGCGAGCTCCAGTTCGATTACTGGCCGGCCGCCACGCCGAACGGCAAGGATGGCCGCTGGGCCGAACTGCGCGAGAAGGTGAAGACGCACGGCCTGCGTAACTCGCTGCTCATCGCCATCGCGCCGACCGCCACCATCGCGTCCATCGCCGGTTGCTACGAGTGCATCGAGCCGCAGGTATCCAACCTGTTCAAACGCGAAACGCTGTCGGGCGATTTCCTCGTGGTGAACCGCCACCTGGTCGAAGAGCTGAAGACGCTGGGCTTGTGGACCGCCGAGATCCGCGACCAGATCAAGCTGGCCGAAGGTTCGGTGCAGGGCATCAACGCCATTCCGGCTGAACTGCGCGCCATCTACCGCACCGTGTGGGAGCTGCCGCAGAAGTCGCTGATCGACCTGGCCGCCGCGCGCGGTGCCTACATCGACCAGAGCCAGTCGCTGAACCTGTTCATGGAAAACCCGAACATCGGCCAGCTCTCGTCCATGTACATGTACGCATGGAAATCCGGCGTAAAGACCACGTACTACCTGCGCTCGCGCCCCGCCACCCGCATTGCGAAGACGACGGTCAGCGCCGCCGCTGCCGCGCCGGTCGCGCCGGTGGTGAACACGCAGGAACAGGCCGAGGCCGCGGTGTTCTGCTCGCTCGAGAACCCCGAGTACTGCGAAGCCTGCCAGTAACGCATCACCTGTAGGAGCCCACCCCGTGGGCGACATGTTTCGCTACAGCGCCGCAAGTGTCGTGGCCCTTACGCGAACGGCGTCGCCCACAGGGTGGGCTCCTACAGGTCTTCAACGAATTTCAGAGGCACCTTATGTCCGCCCACCCCATCACCCGCGATGCGCACCTGCTCGATCCGGGCTTCGAACTGACGCTGCGCCCCATGCGCTACCCGAAGTTCTACGAGATGTACCGCGCCGCCATCCGCAACACGTGGACGGTGGAAGAAGTGGATTTCTCGCTCGACGTGACCGACCTCAAGTCGAAGATGTCCGATGCGGATCGCCACCTGATCCACCGCCTGGTCGCTTTCTTCGCGACCGGCGACACCATCGTCTCGAACAACCTCGTGCTCAACCTGTACCAGCACGTGAACTCGCCCGAAGCGCGCATGTTCCTGTCGCGCCAGCTCTACGAGGAAGCACTGCACGTGCAGTTCTACCTCACGCTGCTCGATACCTATATCCCGGATCCCAACGAGCGTAACAAGGCCTTCGCGGCCATCGAGACCATCCCCTCGATCCGCCAGAAGGGTGAGTTCTGCTTCAAGTGGATCGACTCCATCCAGAATCTGAATCGCCTGGAAACCCGCGAGCACCGCCGTCAGTTCCTCCTGAACCTGATCTGCTTCGCCGCGTGCATCGAAGGCCTGTTCTTCTTCGCCGCGTTCGCCTACGTGTACTACCTGCGTTCGCGTGGCCTGCTGCATGGCCTGGCCTCGGGCACCAACTGGGTCTTCCGCGACGAATCCGGCCACATGGCCTTCGCTTTCGACGTGGTCCGCACGGTACGCGAAGAAGAGCCTGATCTCTTCGATGACGAGATGCGCGCCCAGGTGGAAGAGATGCTGGAAGACGCGATCGCCTGCGA
Above is a genomic segment from Luteibacter aegosomatissinici containing:
- a CDS encoding ribonucleoside-diphosphate reductase subunit alpha, with translation MDSAARERTETADTAATPTTSSDKAPAAGYREDAPPAFALTPPHNPGQMRVTKRNGGQETVDVNKIVRAVTRSADGLFAVDPMRVALKTIGGLYDGATTQELDQLSIRTSAALTAEEPEYGQLAARLLSAFIDKEVSGQEIQSFSQSINIGGELGILNERLRAFVSANARKLNDAIDLNASRRFEYFGLRTVYDRYLLRHPTKRHVIETPQYFFMRIACALGGNDVAETLELYRMLSSLEYLASSPTLFNAGTAHEQLSSCFLLDSPQDDLASIYSKYGDVAQLSKFAGGIGLAYSRIRSRGSLIRGTNGHSNGLVPWLKTLDASVAAVNQGGKRKGAACVYLESWHADIEEFLELRENTGDDARRTHNLNLANWVPDLFMRRVETDGDWSLFDPKIVPHFVDTWGETFEAAYAKAEAEGLATKQVKARELYARMLRSLAQTGNGWMTFKDRSNATSNQTAKPQNVIHLSNLCTEILEVTNEGETAVCNLGSVNLARHVVDGAFDFEKLATTVRTAVRQLNRVIDLNFYPIDTARTANMKWRPVGLGVMGLQDVFFKLRLRFDSDEARELSTRISEEIYFHALSQSNEIAERDGSHPGFDESRAANGELQFDYWPAATPNGKDGRWAELREKVKTHGLRNSLLIAIAPTATIASIAGCYECIEPQVSNLFKRETLSGDFLVVNRHLVEELKTLGLWTAEIRDQIKLAEGSVQGINAIPAELRAIYRTVWELPQKSLIDLAAARGAYIDQSQSLNLFMENPNIGQLSSMYMYAWKSGVKTTYYLRSRPATRIAKTTVSAAAAAPVAPVVNTQEQAEAAVFCSLENPEYCEACQ
- a CDS encoding ribonucleotide-diphosphate reductase subunit beta, with the translated sequence MSAHPITRDAHLLDPGFELTLRPMRYPKFYEMYRAAIRNTWTVEEVDFSLDVTDLKSKMSDADRHLIHRLVAFFATGDTIVSNNLVLNLYQHVNSPEARMFLSRQLYEEALHVQFYLTLLDTYIPDPNERNKAFAAIETIPSIRQKGEFCFKWIDSIQNLNRLETREHRRQFLLNLICFAACIEGLFFFAAFAYVYYLRSRGLLHGLASGTNWVFRDESGHMAFAFDVVRTVREEEPDLFDDEMRAQVEEMLEDAIACETQFAADVLSGGVAGLSVNDMRQYLEYCADQRLVQLDMPKKYGAKNPFDFMDLQDVQELTNFFERRVSSYQVGVQGEVAFDQSF